From the Pseudorasbora parva isolate DD20220531a chromosome 2, ASM2467924v1, whole genome shotgun sequence genome, the window ATTGGATTTtggttaaaaatgaaaattggttTGACGTCTACATGTCAAGCTCCAACGTTGGGCATTTTGGTTGGAATAAATacttcatgccgcaatgcattctgggtgcatcaTACAAAACTAGTGTATggctcccagaatgctttgtgGCATTAAGCACGTCTCCATtattgagattcatatgctgattatTGATGTTTGAGTCTATTAGATGCTGGAGATCAAATGTTTAGTGCACATAGTAGAATTACAGGCTTGCTATAATGTATGCTTTTTGATGTTAGAAGCATTCATTAAACAAGATTGGAATAATTACTCTGGTTTCTTTGTCTGATTTAAGCATGGACTAGGGGTAATGTGTGGACAATCTTTGTTGGAACAGTGTCCCACATTAAGAGAAAAAATCCAGTACTGCTCCAACAGCAGCTCCAGCTATTCCACCAGCATATGCACCAGCAGGACCACCAATAATTAATCCTAAACCTGCACCATATGCTCCAAAGACACATTTGTCTATACCAATACTATCCACTGTACTCTTTAAAATGGCTGAAGAGATAGACCTCTGCCCATACTGCACATAAAATTGATCAAATTCTTTTTGAAACCTTTGCTTTCTCTTAAACTCCTCTTTTATTTGTTTCTCCTCTCGTCTTCTCTCTGCTTTAAGTCTTTCTAGTTCAGATTCCATCTCTGCTCTGATTCTCTCCTCTGCCTCTCTTCTCACTCTCTCAATCCTCTCTCGTCTTCGTCTCTCCACTCGTTGTTTTCTCTCCTCTTCCTCTCTCAGTTTCTGCTCTTCTTCCTCTCGTCTGAATCTCTGAGCATCTTCAAACATCTGATTACTGTAGTGTCCTCCTCCATTCTGCTCTATCATTGAGTCAATCTTCTGCAGTAGATCATTCACCTGCTCTCTGTTATTCTGAGCTTTATTGTTGAAGACGTGAAATCTGCCTCCACACTGATCAACTAGATCTCTTAATCTACAGTTCTCCTGAATGAGCTCCTCTACTGTCTGTCCTTCTAGCTGATCTCCATGAGTGAAGAGAATGATGGAGTATTTTAACACCTCCTGACCAAACAACATCTCAATCATCTGAGGAATCTTCTGCTCATGTTCAGTGTATCTCATGTTCACAGGAAACACAATGAGAAAAGCGTGCGGTCCAGGACTGGATATATAAACACTTCTGGCTATCTCTGTCATTAACTCTTCAGGGTCCATCTTTGTGTCGAATAATCCAGGAGTATCAACTACAGACACAGATCTGCCTGAAACAGTGGAGTGAGCAACTGCACATTCACTGGTTGAAGAAATTGTATTAAATTCAGTTCTGAACACTTTCTTTCCCAGGATTGTGTTTCCAGATGCACTCTTCCCAACACCAGTTTTACCCAGAAGAGCAATCCGTCTGGATGAGAGACTGTTTAGGATGGCAGGAATTCGTCTGGATGAGAGACTGTTTAAGATGGCAGGACTCCGTCTAACTAGCATCCCTC encodes:
- the LOC137091009 gene encoding GTPase IMAP family member 4-like; amino-acid sequence: MPPGLTVVLLGKTGAGKSSSGNTILGRPAFISKKSSRSVTQNIAVASGAFGELPIHVYDTPGFFDTELSEEEIKKKYEEVLQKCESGPCVFLLVIKAERFSEEERKTVEKIEKLLGKKRLKKTWILFTRGDELEEENMTIKEFIDDTEPLKRLVQKYEQRYHVFNNKKKGPSDQVTMLLTKIRKTYIGIQASEGGMLVRRSPAILNSLSSRRIPAILNSLSSRRIALLGKTGVGKSASGNTILGKKVFRTEFNTISSTSECAVAHSTVSGRSVSVVDTPGLFDTKMDPEELMTEIARSVYISSPGPHAFLIVFPVNMRYTEHEQKIPQMIEMLFGQEVLKYSIILFTHGDQLEGQTVEELIQENCRLRDLVDQCGGRFHVFNNKAQNNREQVNDLLQKIDSMIEQNGGGHYSNQMFEDAQRFRREEEEQKLREEEERKQRVERRRRERIERVRREAEERIRAEMESELERLKAERRREEKQIKEEFKRKQRFQKEFDQFYVQYGQRSISSAILKSTVDSIGIDKCVFGAYGAGLGLIIGGPAGAYAGGIAGAAVGAVLDFFS